One Roseimaritima multifibrata DNA window includes the following coding sequences:
- a CDS encoding carboxypeptidase-like regulatory domain-containing protein, protein MFRTTILLLFVSFLLNALPEQADGQTALRGRVTELNTNSKHQIPIAGASIRLFSDNSNAGRVAEKPVPLATTTTDGNGFYSISGLPLEKVIFEISAEGYESQKDGRAIQLTRSIRNETTNFVLKKPADKIQPSAVLKVKLFHRFAAVDREVSGVVIAREVTTGQMVQGLSPYSQQESEQDLMLVPGTWNVSASWNGNVSQYPNPIEIKSGDLKEIELRFQHVAVTPGSLASALVSVQHFDSENLAAAEQTLPEVTFFSKDRSTRIDATVTAVDQSELAQITDSGNVDGLKWYWAEGKGFTPGDFFAEARLAGMPTATSGTESLSYSDLTIFHLSLQSRSELGKLSGRLTKDIEALPEDSEEEPSPETEPQSEGDATPPQKALAGWDIVAIHSEKKTTRKTTSNLDGDYELLLSPGLWWVQAVEPVSARELVSSPPVPILASKGSDATHDIHLSQSIESIVPSGHYAIVGVERLPAKDGNSEDPTSIPPTVTFVADSTPRQPASVPSATKPTNQSVPEDDVKSLLRIDGSTKLLTSAQLEELGIPATMSGGQAWFLTEPVQPLGLGTYHVAATLEKYHDQRSSSKETSDGQVFFHLQMAPQKSSGSLLGKVVDATTNQPIPNSKIHLALTKTAEEITQEKDGNFSLPEISEGRWMITATADGYSPSIAKLIDVTAGKPTTFHLELMPQKPLTTDAFAIVGVENLGSALPVITFHSPEHEQGTEANLNPLSAENATRLASDYRDGWTYFMATPPEPLDATRILVRGTSDGSQPVQSESQQVQYGSSTIFQLQLKKVPAPLAANSGSLHGRVEGVNAEGEYLGLVANATIELMQFETGVILATTVSDANGYYQFNHLPSAKLKFRLHAKNYTSENSDRGFELKSTEEPQVLDFMMTKQDPTDTRTQLAIGVWQESPSGESTRVENATVVIEHGEGFNNRQVVSLKPHQDYRFEAKPEVLSISASAPGFVDSVAQQITLRKGDQTTLKIILQPMVSDARVLVSVARDTDDKSATQPSVALVPNGKHAASISTKLSPVDKADIAALTLDTGTPIDWYWAQTENAVLPGDYHAEGKLANYPLASSSTQTISSGGTTIFHLSLTPQDQTFYVAGTATESGEKQLLPNSQVQFESIQNQERKSVSTDSNGRYSVVLGPGDWWARATPPAEKAQLTSATPKRISVPKSANLTHNFVFTHSAETKPLKPELVAIVAVPLASTDSPSPSVSFTAQNGLIYSRPAMQIQAADLERLGVHEMTGYQWYTAKITLPPGLVSASANLAGFETVKTAAQAVTPGRTTRYLLTLHPEQKSDSSLLVRIVDARSKSLLKTASVQLIRRYERQDIHVFGGIAGPEKVPPGEAWLIAQAKGFHNSAPQAVQLISGKQAVAEVALKPLEKQSPAATAFALLDVYDNGPMCSSPPAPAVQFVSLDHSAKVPGNIKKLSESDEKQVFQATPSTPLGGGNWKVVATIGEKEQQSQPKQLSEQTPNVFSLVFEFPRTVARGSIGVWAQSTSPAKIKQYRQIKLAKDTFYETRQWSEDNTKAYQSLEQQLAALRSSDMLDATVKLVSQDPLASPISLKSFEDQAINPGWYWVTAAAPGYQTNQPIRLVVGCDGQIQLDIPLAPESDTTKTTLQALVRVDSTVYDTAPVSPRPVYSLLLSPRHSLMGLLTYPAADNLPKVSFHQESRAPGDSPEPIDAIVNPLDSDAAKRLGIDDTSGTKWYWARSKTSVTEGTFFATASLAEYSGDETAPQIVTAATSPTFELKLSNRPSTGPGKLFVNVLAEPGEEMVTDASVSIRSIESGRVEQSVTTYGQPAEFDVLPGRWEVSVQKEGFEPYQHARRIQLRAGHSETCTARLQKLAPDKTPFGALDVLVAVRHSQTPISGSPTIVAQFENTFEVTEQVPESIEKINSEGEVYTVSTMRERKKHAKLTAELPIENIATVSPTHLKGMGIPLANYPANEWTWFLGKATADELQSVLGNLGQGQPLIGSTVSARIELLGYSVDRVPTGSVLLDSKTVLDATMQPVRPQLNFLAEDSQTQQPISNVRVSVWSSERGQSFSDAMTVQTDQEGKAALELPQSGEYKILANASEFEPYSDVVMFNASNVDKTIPLSSKTMGATFLSGKVVESSNRDRSITGATISLTPLENDANNPMPNVVTNDQGEFRQNEVPTGRYKVKVTAEGFASSMLSIEVIPGVPPLEVALTKRNAAFENALHMLLTKGWDDPKAAQTYFQAAKQANPKGPLVDYAMGIVLANQAQLQASLQHFGSSLRNRDGSFVWDRAAEGRLWGNVKTDNTTQAVKDMVGLAGLYGNRTPTHASLDTAKRMGNIVGLLMGGPPADLRKQISGKLSKEHLVAFNRGLDQTMNANSETDSEPDAQAWQRRATEIDSELKRLKAALASILQTEKSAIQNQRVEFNPKQEELDRLTEERKQQTARLESLRRDGQSKSKQAIDLSHEIIEKGVRITQLEKAKTVLETQIRTLTKTNDPQKQNLQTQIEDLEEEKNNKANRMEEKGTTEPPGSPSRSLLPFPLDQHRQELLDFISYSGNTPETTPRPQPLSMDPPVGPKNPAPKPALSAAPNPKPPPPDNSQLAEEKFRLGRQKFDQGDNAGANKLFAETNALNPNHFGAWALRGHLAYNAGKKLAAITYLSKAIEIRPEDPDPYFDRGNCWLQSEAFEKAIADFSISLRIVGNSNRDFRAEALSKRAESYYRSGQVDRCMEDADQAIHSNADFGPGYRMLALGLMHRKQYPDAIEVLSTAIRIDSSDIIAIQNRSKCFVALTPTQNQVQADPTKLRLYKTTLQRALNDIDTCARINPHERAIQAEQAAIRQALLWEPMRELQREPRKELPRKPGVVQGY, encoded by the coding sequence ATGTTTCGCACAACCATTTTGCTGCTCTTCGTTTCGTTTTTACTCAACGCTTTACCCGAACAAGCCGACGGGCAAACCGCGCTCCGTGGTCGTGTTACCGAACTGAATACCAATAGCAAACATCAAATCCCGATTGCGGGAGCAAGCATTCGGTTATTTTCTGATAACTCCAACGCTGGCCGGGTTGCAGAAAAGCCGGTGCCGCTTGCGACGACGACAACCGACGGCAATGGTTTCTATAGCATCTCCGGCCTGCCCCTGGAAAAAGTGATATTTGAAATATCGGCGGAGGGGTATGAATCACAGAAAGACGGACGAGCCATTCAACTGACGCGTTCGATTCGCAACGAGACAACCAACTTTGTCCTCAAAAAGCCTGCCGACAAAATTCAACCGTCCGCTGTCTTAAAGGTAAAACTATTCCATCGGTTTGCTGCAGTCGACAGAGAGGTCTCCGGGGTGGTGATCGCCCGAGAGGTTACGACGGGCCAAATGGTCCAAGGCCTGTCGCCCTATTCTCAACAGGAAAGCGAGCAGGACCTGATGCTCGTCCCCGGGACCTGGAATGTCTCGGCATCCTGGAATGGCAATGTCAGCCAGTATCCCAATCCTATTGAAATCAAATCCGGCGACTTGAAGGAAATCGAACTGAGGTTCCAGCATGTTGCCGTAACTCCTGGGTCGCTGGCGTCCGCGCTTGTTTCGGTACAACACTTTGACTCGGAAAATCTGGCCGCAGCCGAACAGACACTCCCCGAAGTGACGTTCTTTTCGAAAGACCGGTCGACTCGCATTGATGCCACCGTCACCGCCGTCGACCAATCGGAACTGGCTCAAATCACTGACAGCGGCAATGTCGACGGTTTGAAGTGGTACTGGGCGGAGGGAAAAGGATTTACGCCGGGCGATTTTTTCGCAGAAGCGAGACTCGCAGGAATGCCCACGGCCACCAGTGGAACCGAATCCCTTTCCTACTCCGATCTGACGATTTTTCATCTGTCCCTTCAGTCACGATCGGAACTTGGCAAGTTAAGCGGGCGACTGACCAAAGATATCGAAGCTCTCCCTGAAGACTCTGAGGAAGAACCATCACCAGAAACCGAACCCCAAAGCGAAGGTGACGCGACGCCCCCGCAGAAAGCCTTGGCTGGCTGGGATATCGTTGCCATTCATTCGGAAAAGAAAACAACGCGGAAAACGACCAGCAATTTAGATGGAGATTACGAATTGCTGTTGTCGCCGGGCCTGTGGTGGGTTCAGGCTGTCGAGCCTGTCAGTGCGAGGGAACTGGTTTCCTCACCTCCCGTCCCGATCCTTGCCAGCAAAGGAAGCGACGCAACACACGACATCCATCTTTCCCAATCGATCGAATCGATCGTTCCATCCGGCCACTATGCAATTGTCGGAGTCGAACGCTTACCGGCCAAAGACGGCAATAGCGAAGACCCCACTTCGATCCCACCAACGGTCACCTTCGTCGCCGACTCCACGCCTCGCCAGCCCGCCTCGGTGCCGTCGGCAACCAAACCGACAAACCAATCGGTTCCCGAAGATGACGTGAAGTCTCTGCTTCGCATCGATGGGAGCACAAAGCTGTTGACCAGCGCGCAATTGGAAGAACTGGGAATTCCAGCCACCATGTCAGGAGGCCAAGCATGGTTTTTGACGGAACCGGTCCAGCCGCTCGGTCTAGGCACCTACCACGTCGCTGCCACGCTGGAAAAGTATCATGACCAACGATCCAGCAGCAAAGAAACCAGTGATGGCCAAGTATTCTTCCACCTGCAAATGGCTCCCCAAAAATCGAGTGGCTCTCTCCTTGGCAAGGTCGTCGATGCCACGACGAATCAGCCAATCCCAAATTCAAAAATTCATCTCGCACTGACTAAAACCGCTGAGGAAATTACCCAAGAAAAAGATGGCAATTTCTCGCTTCCCGAAATCAGTGAAGGGCGTTGGATGATCACAGCGACGGCGGACGGGTATTCCCCTTCCATAGCAAAACTGATCGATGTAACGGCCGGTAAACCGACGACGTTCCATCTGGAACTTATGCCTCAAAAGCCTCTGACCACCGATGCGTTCGCCATCGTTGGCGTCGAAAATCTTGGCTCGGCTCTTCCCGTGATTACCTTTCATTCTCCGGAGCACGAGCAGGGGACCGAGGCAAACCTAAACCCGTTATCTGCGGAGAATGCAACCCGTTTGGCAAGTGATTATCGCGACGGATGGACGTACTTCATGGCAACGCCCCCCGAACCACTCGATGCAACCCGTATTCTGGTACGTGGGACGTCCGACGGTTCACAACCTGTCCAAAGTGAATCCCAGCAAGTCCAATATGGATCGTCAACGATTTTCCAGCTGCAACTGAAAAAGGTACCAGCACCGCTGGCCGCCAATAGCGGATCGCTGCACGGAAGAGTTGAAGGAGTTAACGCTGAGGGGGAATATTTAGGATTGGTCGCCAACGCAACCATCGAGCTGATGCAATTTGAAACCGGAGTGATCCTGGCTACGACGGTCAGCGATGCCAACGGCTACTACCAATTCAACCATCTTCCTTCAGCGAAACTAAAATTTCGATTGCATGCGAAGAATTACACCAGCGAAAATAGTGACCGAGGTTTTGAGCTAAAGTCGACGGAGGAACCTCAAGTCCTCGACTTCATGATGACCAAACAGGATCCAACCGACACACGTACTCAGTTAGCGATCGGAGTTTGGCAAGAAAGTCCATCAGGCGAATCGACCCGCGTCGAAAACGCCACTGTCGTCATTGAGCACGGCGAAGGCTTCAACAATCGTCAGGTCGTTTCACTGAAACCTCACCAAGATTATCGGTTTGAAGCCAAACCGGAAGTTCTCTCGATCTCAGCGTCCGCTCCAGGATTCGTAGACAGCGTGGCCCAGCAAATCACTTTGCGGAAAGGCGATCAGACCACGCTAAAAATTATTTTGCAACCGATGGTCAGCGATGCACGTGTCCTGGTCAGCGTGGCACGAGATACCGACGACAAGTCAGCGACTCAGCCGAGTGTCGCTCTTGTGCCCAACGGGAAACATGCGGCTTCCATTTCGACAAAACTGTCCCCCGTCGACAAAGCGGACATCGCTGCACTGACATTGGACACAGGGACACCAATCGATTGGTATTGGGCACAGACGGAAAACGCGGTCCTTCCAGGCGACTACCACGCGGAAGGAAAACTGGCAAACTATCCCCTTGCGTCCAGTTCAACCCAAACCATTTCATCCGGCGGAACGACAATTTTTCATCTGTCCCTGACACCACAGGACCAGACATTTTATGTAGCGGGGACGGCGACCGAATCGGGCGAAAAACAGTTACTACCAAACTCGCAGGTTCAATTTGAGAGCATCCAAAATCAGGAAAGAAAATCGGTCTCAACCGATTCCAATGGGCGTTACTCCGTTGTGCTTGGTCCCGGTGACTGGTGGGCGCGCGCGACTCCACCTGCAGAAAAGGCTCAGCTAACCTCCGCGACTCCGAAACGAATATCCGTTCCGAAATCTGCCAACCTCACCCACAACTTTGTCTTTACTCATTCCGCTGAAACAAAACCGCTGAAACCGGAATTGGTTGCAATCGTTGCTGTCCCTCTTGCGTCAACCGACAGTCCATCGCCAAGCGTATCCTTTACCGCTCAGAATGGCTTGATCTATTCCCGACCGGCAATGCAAATTCAAGCAGCGGACCTGGAGCGATTAGGCGTCCACGAGATGACCGGTTATCAGTGGTACACGGCCAAGATCACTCTGCCGCCGGGCTTGGTATCCGCCTCTGCAAACCTTGCAGGTTTTGAAACGGTGAAAACCGCAGCCCAAGCGGTCACACCAGGCCGGACCACCCGATATTTGCTGACGCTACACCCAGAACAAAAAAGCGATTCAAGCTTGCTGGTAAGAATCGTCGACGCTCGCAGCAAGTCGCTTCTTAAAACCGCCAGCGTTCAGTTGATCCGTCGCTATGAACGTCAAGATATTCATGTCTTTGGCGGCATTGCCGGTCCCGAAAAGGTTCCTCCTGGGGAAGCTTGGCTGATTGCCCAAGCCAAGGGTTTTCACAACAGTGCGCCTCAAGCAGTGCAATTAATATCCGGAAAACAAGCGGTTGCCGAAGTCGCCCTGAAACCGTTGGAAAAACAGTCGCCCGCGGCTACCGCTTTTGCATTGCTTGACGTCTATGACAATGGCCCGATGTGCAGCTCGCCGCCGGCGCCGGCTGTTCAGTTCGTATCGCTTGATCATTCCGCAAAGGTTCCTGGAAACATCAAGAAGTTATCCGAATCGGACGAAAAACAGGTCTTTCAAGCAACCCCCAGCACTCCTTTGGGCGGGGGAAACTGGAAGGTGGTTGCCACGATTGGCGAAAAGGAGCAACAGTCGCAACCAAAACAACTAAGCGAACAGACGCCAAATGTTTTTTCACTGGTCTTCGAATTTCCTCGGACCGTTGCCCGGGGATCGATTGGCGTATGGGCTCAATCCACCAGCCCTGCAAAGATCAAACAGTACAGACAGATCAAACTGGCAAAGGATACATTCTACGAAACACGACAATGGTCGGAAGACAACACCAAGGCTTACCAAAGTCTGGAACAACAGCTGGCAGCGTTACGCTCCAGTGACATGCTCGACGCGACGGTGAAACTTGTTAGCCAAGATCCGCTGGCAAGTCCCATCTCCCTGAAATCCTTTGAAGACCAAGCAATCAATCCTGGCTGGTACTGGGTAACGGCGGCGGCGCCAGGCTATCAAACGAATCAACCGATCCGCCTTGTCGTCGGGTGCGATGGCCAAATCCAACTAGACATCCCGCTAGCCCCTGAAAGCGATACCACAAAGACCACCCTCCAGGCGTTGGTTCGCGTCGATTCCACCGTCTACGATACCGCGCCCGTGTCACCGCGTCCTGTCTATTCTCTGCTGCTCAGCCCACGACACTCTCTAATGGGGCTATTGACCTATCCCGCAGCAGACAACCTTCCGAAAGTTTCATTCCATCAGGAAAGTCGAGCCCCTGGCGATTCGCCTGAACCGATCGATGCAATCGTCAATCCACTTGATTCGGATGCCGCAAAGCGTCTGGGCATAGATGATACCTCGGGAACCAAATGGTACTGGGCTCGCTCAAAGACATCGGTAACGGAAGGAACCTTTTTTGCTACGGCGTCATTAGCCGAATATAGCGGGGACGAAACCGCTCCCCAAATCGTGACCGCAGCGACGTCCCCAACATTCGAACTCAAACTCAGCAACCGACCATCGACGGGTCCGGGCAAGCTATTCGTTAATGTCTTGGCCGAGCCTGGCGAAGAAATGGTGACGGACGCTTCGGTAAGCATCCGTAGTATCGAATCCGGCCGCGTCGAACAAAGCGTAACAACCTACGGACAACCGGCTGAATTCGATGTACTGCCGGGTCGATGGGAAGTCTCCGTCCAAAAAGAGGGCTTTGAACCCTACCAACACGCTCGCCGTATCCAGCTTCGCGCGGGGCATAGCGAAACGTGCACCGCTCGTCTTCAAAAACTTGCACCGGACAAAACTCCGTTTGGAGCACTGGACGTGTTGGTCGCTGTCCGTCATTCACAAACACCGATCTCTGGATCCCCTACCATTGTCGCCCAATTCGAAAATACCTTCGAAGTTACAGAACAGGTTCCAGAATCGATCGAAAAGATCAATTCAGAAGGGGAAGTGTATACCGTGTCGACCATGCGAGAACGAAAGAAACATGCCAAGCTGACAGCGGAACTTCCGATTGAAAACATCGCGACGGTTTCGCCAACCCATCTGAAAGGCATGGGAATTCCATTGGCAAACTATCCAGCCAATGAATGGACATGGTTCCTTGGCAAAGCGACCGCAGACGAACTGCAAAGCGTTCTAGGCAATTTGGGACAGGGACAGCCATTGATTGGTTCGACCGTATCGGCACGAATCGAATTGCTCGGGTATTCGGTAGATCGCGTTCCCACTGGATCCGTCTTGCTCGACTCCAAAACCGTGTTGGATGCGACAATGCAGCCTGTTCGTCCCCAACTGAACTTCCTGGCGGAAGATAGTCAAACCCAACAACCGATCAGCAACGTTCGTGTCTCGGTTTGGAGTTCTGAACGAGGGCAATCCTTTTCCGACGCCATGACGGTCCAAACCGACCAGGAAGGCAAAGCCGCGTTAGAACTTCCGCAATCGGGCGAATACAAGATCCTCGCAAATGCATCCGAATTCGAACCGTACAGTGACGTCGTTATGTTTAACGCATCGAACGTCGACAAAACGATTCCATTAAGCTCAAAGACAATGGGTGCGACCTTCCTGAGTGGCAAAGTCGTCGAGTCAAGCAACCGTGATCGATCCATTACCGGTGCAACCATTTCACTGACACCGCTGGAAAATGACGCGAACAACCCGATGCCGAATGTGGTCACTAATGATCAAGGAGAATTCCGGCAAAATGAAGTACCCACCGGTCGCTACAAAGTCAAAGTGACGGCCGAAGGGTTTGCCTCCAGCATGCTTTCGATCGAAGTCATCCCCGGTGTCCCACCGTTAGAGGTAGCGTTGACGAAACGAAACGCCGCTTTTGAAAATGCTCTACACATGCTTTTGACAAAAGGCTGGGATGATCCAAAGGCGGCCCAAACCTATTTCCAAGCAGCTAAACAAGCGAACCCCAAAGGACCGCTTGTCGATTACGCAATGGGAATCGTCCTCGCCAACCAAGCCCAATTGCAAGCGAGTTTGCAACACTTTGGATCTTCGCTCCGTAATCGTGATGGCTCATTTGTATGGGATCGAGCCGCCGAGGGCCGGTTGTGGGGCAATGTCAAAACCGACAACACAACACAAGCCGTTAAGGACATGGTTGGGCTGGCAGGCCTTTATGGCAATCGAACGCCAACTCACGCCAGCCTAGATACAGCCAAACGGATGGGAAACATTGTCGGACTTTTGATGGGCGGCCCACCTGCCGATCTCCGCAAACAAATTAGCGGGAAACTATCGAAAGAACATCTAGTAGCCTTCAATCGCGGGCTGGACCAAACGATGAATGCCAATTCCGAAACGGATTCGGAACCAGACGCCCAAGCCTGGCAACGACGAGCCACCGAAATTGATTCCGAACTGAAGAGGCTAAAAGCCGCTTTGGCGAGCATCCTCCAAACGGAAAAATCTGCGATTCAAAACCAGCGGGTTGAATTCAATCCCAAACAAGAAGAACTCGACCGCTTGACCGAGGAACGCAAGCAACAAACAGCTCGATTAGAATCGCTGCGCCGCGATGGGCAAAGTAAATCAAAGCAAGCGATCGACCTGTCGCATGAAATCATCGAAAAAGGAGTCCGGATCACTCAGCTCGAAAAAGCGAAGACGGTGCTGGAAACCCAGATCCGCACTCTGACGAAAACGAACGACCCTCAAAAACAAAACCTCCAAACCCAGATTGAGGATTTGGAAGAGGAAAAAAACAACAAAGCGAACAGAATGGAAGAAAAGGGGACGACGGAACCTCCAGGCTCTCCGTCCAGATCTCTACTGCCGTTCCCATTGGACCAACACCGACAGGAGCTTCTCGACTTCATTTCGTATTCGGGCAATACCCCAGAGACAACGCCGCGCCCCCAACCGCTATCCATGGATCCACCGGTCGGCCCCAAGAATCCGGCCCCGAAACCAGCCCTCAGTGCGGCCCCGAACCCCAAACCTCCACCCCCCGACAATTCGCAACTCGCTGAAGAAAAATTTCGACTGGGGAGACAGAAGTTTGATCAAGGCGATAATGCGGGGGCAAACAAACTCTTCGCAGAAACGAATGCCTTGAACCCAAACCACTTTGGCGCCTGGGCACTCCGCGGTCACCTAGCCTACAACGCGGGAAAAAAACTTGCTGCGATTACTTATCTATCCAAAGCGATCGAGATTCGGCCGGAAGATCCAGATCCATACTTCGACCGAGGCAATTGCTGGTTGCAGTCGGAGGCGTTCGAAAAAGCCATCGCCGACTTCTCAATCTCTCTCCGTATAGTTGGCAACTCGAATCGAGATTTCAGAGCGGAAGCTCTCTCAAAGCGAGCCGAATCGTACTATCGATCGGGACAAGTCGATCGGTGCATGGAAGATGCCGATCAAGCGATTCATAGCAATGCAGATTTCGGCCCCGGTTACCGCATGCTGGCGTTGGGCCTCATGCACCGCAAACAATACCCAGATGCCATCGAAGTCTTGTCCACGGCGATCCGAATCGATTCCAGCGATATCATCGCGATTCAAAATCGATCCAAATGTTTCGTAGCACTCACACCAACCCAAAACCAAGTCCAAGCCGACCCGACCAAACTAAGACTGTACAAAACGACCTTGCAGAGGGCACTAAACGACATCGATACCTGTGCTCGGATCAATCCTCACGAACGTGCCATCCAAGCGGAACAGGCAGCGATCCGGCAAGCACTTCTGTGGGAACCAATGAGAGAACTTCAGCGGGAACCAAGAAAAGAACTTCCGCGAAAACCAGGAGTCGTCCAAGGATATTGA